One genomic window of Corticium candelabrum chromosome 9, ooCorCand1.1, whole genome shotgun sequence includes the following:
- the LOC134184471 gene encoding guanine nucleotide-binding protein subunit alpha-13-like — translation MRMLRSQLGGSHEIMALCCVASEDADATRKSKRIDKQLRSERNRYRKLVKTLLLGAGESGKSTFLRQIRIIHGEDFDEATRLEFCPVVYGNVLKWMKVLVEARRRLSIPWADPNCEQQGAAVLQTFNNEQLDTQMFSEFVPAVKQIWSDEGIQQTFARRSEYQIGDSLEYFITRLDKIAQPGFIPNRQDVLRSRKATRGIFEYKFEVKGIPFVMVDVGGQRSQRTKWFQCFDEVTAIVFLAASSGFDQTLMEDRSTNRLMESLNIFDTIINNKCFKGVSMILFLNKTDLLEEKVKSADISRHFSSFRGDPHDVTQVQQFILARFTERRNDPNKQIYHHFTTATDTENIRVVFRAVKDTILSKNIQALMLQ, via the exons ATGCGCATGCTTCGTTCCCAACTTGGTGGATCTCACGAAATTATGGCTCTCTGCTGCGTGGCTTCAGAGGACGCTGACGCCACCCGCAAGAGCAAGCGAATAGACAAGCAACTGAGGTCTGAACGTAATCGTTACCGAAAGTTGGTGAAGACGTTACTTCTAGGCGCCGGAGAGTCAGGAAAGAGCACATTCCTACGTCAAATTAGAATCATTCATGGTGAAGACTTTGACGAAGCTACGCGACTGGAATTTTGTCCTGTTGTATACGGTAATGTTCTGAAGTGGATGAAGGTTCTCGTTGAAGCACGGCGTCGTTTGTCTATCCCGTGGGCTGATCCCAACTGTGAACAGCAAGGAGCTGCCGTTCTCCAGACTTTCAACAACGAACAACTTGACACACAGATGTTTTCTGAATTCGTTCCGGCCGTCAAGCAAATTTGGAGTGACGAAGGAATTCAACAGACGTTTGCCAGAAGAAGTGAATACCAGATT GGTGATTCCCTTGAATATTTTATTACTCGTTTGGATAAGATAGCTCAACCAGGGTTTATACCCAATCGGCAGGATGTTCTGAGATCCCGTAAGGCCACAAGAGGTATCTTTGAGTACAAGTTTGAAGTGAAAGGCATCCCATTTGTAATGGTTGACGTGGGTGGCCAGCGTTCCCAACGGACCAAGTGGTTCCAGTGTTTTGATGAAGTTACAGCCATTGTTTTCCTGGCGGCGTCCAGTGGTTTTGATCAGACACTAATGGAAGACCGTTCAACAAATCGACTGATGGAGAGTTTGAATATATTTGATAcaatcatcaacaacaaatgtttcAAGGGTGTCTCTATGATCCTGTTTCTCAACAAGACAGATCTATTAGAAGAAAAGGTGAAATCAGCCGACATATCAAGGCACTTCAGCTCATTTCGTGGAGACCCTCACGATGTGACACAAGTACAACAATTCATCCTTGCTCGATTCACTGAGAGACGCAATGACCCAAACAAGCAAATCTATCACCACTTTACGACGGCCACAGACACTGAAAATATTCGTGTTGTGTTCCGTGCCGTCAAGGATACTATTTTGTCAAAAAACATTCAGGCGCTGATGctgcaataa
- the LOC134184202 gene encoding protein flightless-1 homolog, whose translation MAQGVLPFIRGIDLSRNCFQDDAHFPDRISDMASLRWLRLNKTKLNKLPDQLSKLQKLEHLAIAHNELHHLHDGDLHTLPRLRVVNARNNHIKDPGIPPELFALEELTTVDFSRNQLERIPEGLQNAKGLLVLSLNCNRLKEIPKILFQECTDLQHFDVSNNELTSIPPQLRRCRDMDTLVLSNNPLMNYKLRALQGLSNLRTLSLRNTERNLGNIPEQLDAWLAFLEDLDISCNNLPQIPPCFYRMEKLKRLDASQNLLSELSSVMESWTDLELLNVSYNKLQALPSQLTKCTKLKRIFLSFNELTFDGIPTGISRLVHLEQFIAASNKLECIPESLCRCSRLQRLVLNSNCLLQLPEGIHFLKSLKQLDVSYNPNLVMPPKPEEGQMGSGEQLYNIDFDIDKLKQGAVVSETEAKPTSLSRKARIFKRRVERNDENTRKVLKGLSGIAEEKTKKEEQAKSGGIPEPPPPPELPLVGKKWHEHLERPNLNYGDIFDSGVGQKSGLTVWLIDNFLPVEVDSAVQKHLYVADAYIVLQTFVDESDALDWKIFFWIGSESTLDKKACAAIHAVNLRNMLGAECRILREEQGEESEAFIEVFGHDLSYVDGGTVSGFYTVEDEVYTTRLYRVTIGEHSQLHLEPVDVNVSSLDPRFVFLLDVGLQLYVWTGNDSSLVVKTKARLFAEKMSKNERKNEAGVISLFPGDEPDEFWRSLGGKYLKEEIEPHVHDLTIRQPHLYRVGLGHGYLELPQVEVHYGKLTKSLLETTDVYILDCFADVFVWIGHKSARLVRVAALKLSQELCTMLDRPSYVMVTRTLEGTEIQLFKSKFSGWDDVLAVDFTKMTKSASKKSKQEKRAAITTSQQLSTKVDLSALFTERQAVMTEEKAKQYMRVCNDNLCEMTCFVLDRQKLSKLPDNEIGVFFSGNCYVCVCNYKVPKDDDSDGEHEDDDQTDTVVYFWEGREAAKTGWVTFKFSFQKKMEERKPDLQVIKMCQQQETLQFLAHFGGCIAIQRGKRHPPVVDSDTKPRPQLFQFRTNSGPLCMRMVEVDVEATSLNSQFCHILKVPFDNRSMGNGVVYVWSGSYCKKNHVMLAEEMAKRLFEEYYSIQSVKEGREPTNFFWVGLGGQQEYSGSADYLTYTRLFRCSNERGYFTVSEKCSDFCQDDLANDDVMILDNGREVFLWVGPGSSEVERKLAAKSAQVYAKYWTDKHSDRPRRLSVVHKGREPSEFKKCFHGWGHFTKVL comes from the exons ATGGCGCAAGGCGTTCTTCCGTTCATCCGCGGCATAGATCTAAGCAGAAACTGCTTTCAG GATGACGCACATTTTCCTGATCGGATTTCCGATATGGCCAGTCTGCGATGGCTTAGACTGAATAAGACTAAACTGAATAAACTTCCTGATCAATTGTCAAAACTCCAGAAACTT GAACATCTCGCTATTGCCCACAATGAACTGCATCACTTACATGATGGTGATCTGCACACCTTACCCAGACTGAGAGTAGTGAATGCTCGCAACAATCACATCAAGGATCCTGGAATTCCCCCGGAATTGTTTGCTTTGGAAGAACTGACCACTGTG GATTTCAGTCGCAATCAGCTGGAGAGGATTCCTGAAGGACTGCAGAATGCAAAGGGGTTGCTAGTCCTTTCTCTCAATTGCAACAG ACTCAAAGAGATACCAAAGATT CTGTTTCAAGAGTGTACAGACTTGCAACACTTTGATGTGAGCAACAACGAACTGA CATCTATCCCACCACAGCTAAGACGTTGCCGGGACATGGACACTCTA GTTCTGTCAAATAATCCTCTCATGAATTACAAACTGAGAGCTTTGCAAGGCCTCAGTAATCTCCGAACTCTCAGTTTAAGGAACACAGAG agAAATTTGGGTAACATTCCTGAACAACTGGATGCATGGCTTGCCTTCCTAGAAG ATCTGGACATTTCATGTAACAATTTGCCTCAGA TTCCACCATGTTTTTATCGTATGGAGAAGCTAAAGCGATTGGATGCTAGTCAGAACTTGTTGTCCGAGTTGTCATCTGTGATGG AGAGTTGGACTGACTTGGAATTACTCAATGTCTCATACAACAAATTACAAGCTTTGCCA TCACAGCTGACGAAGTGCACAAAGCTGAAACGAATCTTTTTGAGCT TCAATGAGTTGACATTTGATGGAATCCCAACAGGAATCAGTCGCCTTGTTCATTTG GAACAGTTCATTGCTGCCAGCAATAAGCTGGAGTGCATCCCAGAAAGTCTTTGCCGCTGCTCTCGTTTACAGCGTCTTGTGTTGAATTCAAATTGTCTTTTGCAACTTCCAGAAGGAATACATTTTCTCAAGAGTCTAAAA CAACTCGATGTCAGTTACAATCCTAACCTTGTGATGCCTCCTAAGCCAGAGGAGGGACAAATGGGAAGTGGAGAGCAACTATACAACATTGACTTTGACATTGACAAATTGAAGCAAGGAGCTGTGGTGTCAGAAACTGAAGCCAAACCAACATCATTGTCTAGGAAGGCACGAATTTTTAAACGACGAGTTGAAAGAAATGATGAGAACACACGGAAAGTACTGAAAGGATTGTCAGGTATTGCAGAAGAAAAAACTAAGAAAGAAGAACAAGCAAAG TCTGGAGGCATTCCTGAACCTCCACCACCTCCAGAGCTTCCTCTTGTGGGAAAGAAATGGCATGAACATTTAGAAAGACCGAATCTGAACTACGGTGATATCTTTGATAGTGGAGTAGGTCAAAAGAGTGGACTAACTGTTTGGCTAATTGATAATTTTCTTCCAGTCGAAGTTGACTCTG CTGTGCAAAAACATTTATATGTCGCAGATGCATACATTGTGTTACAG ACATTCGTTGATGAGTCTGATGCTCTCGATTGGAAAATATTTTTTTGGATTGGTTCTGAATCAACA CTTGACAAGAAAGCGTGTGCTGCTATCCATGCAGTTAACTTGAGGAATATGTTGGGTGCTGAGTGCAGAATACTG CGAGAAGAACAAGGAGAAGAGAGCGAAGCATTCATAGAAGTATTTGGTCATGATCTTTCTTATGTTGATG GTGGAACAGTCAGTGGCTTCTACACTGTTGAAGATGAA GTGTATACCACCAGACTGTACCGTGTGACTATAGGTGAACATAGTCAACTGCATCTTGAACCT GTAGACGTGAATGTCAGTTCTCTTGATCCTCGTTTTGTCTTTCTTCTTGATGTGGGACTGCAGCTTTATGTTTGGACAGGCAACGAC AGCTCCCTTGTGGTAAAGACCAAGGCTCGACTATTTGCTGAAAAGATGAGCAAGAATGAGAGAAAAAATGAGGCTGGAGTGATTAGTTTATTCCCA GGTGATGAACCAGATGAATTCTGGAGATCTTTAGGTGGAAAAtacctgaaagaagaaatagaG CCTCATGTTCACGATTTGACCATTCGGCAGCCTCATTTGTATCGTGTTGGTTTAGGTCATGGATATTTAGAATTACCTCAAG TTGAAGTTCATTATGGCAAACTGACAAAGTCTCTTCTAGAGACTACAGATGTCTACATACTTGACTGCTTTGCTGACGTGTTTGTGTG GATTGGTCACAAGTCTGCTCGTTTAGTTAGAGTGGCAGCTTTGAAACTTTCACAGGAACTCTGTACTATGCTGGACAGGCCTAGTTACGTCATGGTGACAAGAACACTGGAAGG GACTGAAATTCAGCTTTTCAAGTCAAAGTTTAGTGGTTGGGACGATGTCTTGGCTGTTGATTTTACCAAGATGACGAAATCTGCATCAAAGAAGAGCAAACAAGAGAAACGTGCAGCTatcacaacatcacaacaactaTCTACCAAG GTTGATTTATCTGCACTATTTACAGAACGTCAAGCAGTGATGACTGAAGAAAAAGCC AAACAATACATGAGAGTGTGTAATGACAACCTTTGTGAAATGACGTGTTTTGTCTTGGATCGCCAAAAGCTGTCAAAACTGCCTGATAATGAAATTG GTGTCTTCTTCAGTGGGAACTgctatgtttgtgtttgtaactACAAAGTGCCAAAGG ATGATGACAGTGATGGTGAACATGAAGATGATGATCAGACTGACACAGTTGTTTACTTCTGGGAG GGGAGGGAAGCAGCAAAGACAGGATGGGTTACGTTCAAGTTTAG CTTTCAAAAGAAAATGGAAGAAAGGAAACCAGATTTGCAAGTCATAAAGATGTGCCAG cAACAGGAGACTTTACAATTTCTTGCTCACTTTGGTGGCTGCATTGCTATACAGCGA GGCAAGCGTCATCCTCCAGTTGTTGATAGTGACACGAAGCCGCGACCACAACTGTTTCAGTTTAGGACGAATAGTGGTCCATTGTGCATGCGAATGGTTGAA GTAGATGTAGAAGCTACATCTCTCAATTCACAGTTTTG TCATATTTTGAAAGTACCATTTGACAATCGCTCTATGGGAAATGgagttgtgtatgtgtggagTGGAAG CTACTGCAAAAAGAACCATGTGATGTTAGCTGAAGAGATGGCAAAACGGCTATTTGAAGAGTATTATTCAATACAGAGTGTGAAGGAAGGCAGAGAACCAACCAATTTCTTCTGGGTTGGTCTTGGGGGACAGCAAGAATATTCAGGG TCTGCAGACTATCTCACGTATACTAGACTCTTCAGATGTTCAAATGAACGTGGATATTTCACCGTTTCTGAGAAATGTTCAGATTTTTGTCAG GATGACTTAGCTAATGATGATGTTATGATATTGGACAATGGTAGAGAG GTGTTTCTTTGGGTTGGTCCTGGAAGCAGTGAAGTTGAGAGAAAACTGGCCGCTAAATCTGCTCAG GTGTATGCCAAGTactggacagacaagcacagtGACCGCCCACGTAGACTCTCTGTTGTTCACAAGGGAAGAGAGCCATCAGAGTTCAAGAAATGTTTTCATGGGTGGGGACACTTTACGAAAGTCCtctaa